The Juglans regia cultivar Chandler chromosome 2, Walnut 2.0, whole genome shotgun sequence genome includes a window with the following:
- the LOC109004069 gene encoding uncharacterized protein LOC109004069 isoform X32, whose product MANAPEENIIISSGRGQDEDQLSNFAELYKAVRDGKLTDTVRILDQSQDFDQPGDKACNKIITDRDETALHVAVLNGHEHIVEELMNRMSDESLAMYDRDGYTALITAAVLGNRKMVECMLTKKSDLIRIKSNSNGKNLPVVMAIDFGQIEMARYLYDLTPEGDLIPQDNDQEITPDEDLIPQEDNDQEITPDEDLIPQDNDQEIHKDHNGATLLTCAIYAGTLDGMHIALGLIERCPRLALAIDKYDESGILALASMRQSLPSGNQRIYSSNVEHGQSNQEESNRSDLEHGQSNQEGINISDVEHGQSNQEEINRSNVEHGQSNHEEINRSDLEHGQSNQEGINISGIMRIPILAPAICKTRSNISEVEHGQSSQEEINISEHGQSNQEEINKSDVEHGQSNHEEINRSGITQLYEMKRIHDQYDKLLSKMCEEISESLQSNTQQLKDGLVYTAICQAAENGISEFVSKMLETDRHFLWTEDRNGRNIFMLGVLHRQEKIFSILYRLDGKIMNSLTCLQDRNKNNMLHMAGMMEDAIRQINQIPGAALQMQRELQWFKEVERIVLPRHKETKNGDGLTPRQLFTKNHEDMKEKGEKWMKNTARSCTVVGALIVTIMFAAIFTLPGDNNQSMGLPKSLNKFWLNVLIIFDALSLFSSSTSVLMFLGILTSRYSEEDFLEYLPRQMIIGLLTLFCSIATMMITFSSALLIILQEQLRIAIPLICLASVPVTFFVWIQFPILKDMIISTYGPSIFTGRK is encoded by the exons atggcAAATGCGCCGGAGGAGAACATTATCATAAGTTCCGGACGCGGTCAGGATGAAGATCAGTTATCCAACTTTGCAGAATTGTACAAAGCTGTGCGAGACGGTAAATTGACTGATACAGTACGCATTCTTGATCAGTCTCAAGACTTTGATCAACCCGGTGATAAGGCATGTAATAAGATAATCACAGATAGAGACGAAACGGCTCTTCATGTTGCTGTTTTAAATGGACATGAGCATATAGTGGAGGAGTTGATGAATCGAATGTCGGATGAGAGCTTGGCCATGTATGATAGAGACGGTTACACAGCTCTAATCACGGCTGCCGTGCTTGGAAATAGGAAAATGGTGGAGTGCATGCTTACAAAAAAATCTGATTTGATCAGAATTAAAAGTAATTCCAACGGAAAAAATCTTCCAGTTGTTATGGCTATTGATTTCGGGCAAATAGAAATGGCGCGCTATTTGTATGATCTTACTCCAGAAGGAGATTTAATTCCACAGGATAATGATCAGGAGATTACTCCAGATGAAGATTTAATTCCACAGGAGGATAATGATCAGGAGATTACTCCAGATGAAGATTTAATTCCACAGGATAATGATCAGGAGATTCATAAGGACCACAATGGTGCTACGCTTCTTACCTGTGCTATCTATGCTGGGACTTTGG ACGGAATGCATATTGCTTTGGGATTAATCGAACGCTGCCCACGTTTGGCATTGGCTATTGACAAGTATGACGAGTCGGGAATCTTAGCATTGGCCTCTATGCGTCAGTCCTTGCCAAGTGGAAATCAGCGCATCTACTCCTCAA ATGTAGAACATGGCCAAAGCAATCAAGAAGAAAGTAACAGATCAG ATCTAGAACATGGCCAAAGCAATCAAGAAGGAATTAACATATCAG ATGTAGAACATGGCCAAAGCAATCAAGAAGAAATTAACAGATCAA ATGTAGAACATGGCCAAAGCAATCATGAAGAAATTAACAGATCAG ATCTAGAACATGGCCAAAGCAATCAAGAAGGAATTAACATATCAG GTATAATGCGCATTCCAATTTTGGCTCCTGCGATTTGTAAAACTCGTTCGAATATTTCAGAGGTAGAACATGGCCAAAGCAGTCAAGAAGAAATTAACATTTCAG AACATGGCCAAAGCAATCAAGAAGAAATTAACAAATCAG ATGTAGAACATGGCCAAAGCAATCATGAAGAAATTAACAGATCAG GAATCACGCAGTTGTACGAGATGAAGAGGATCCATGACCAGTACGATAAACTTCTTTCTAAAATGTGTGAAGAGATATCAGAATCACTTCAATCAAACACTCAACAACTTAAGGATGGCCTAGTTTATACTGCCATTTGCCAGGCTGCCGAGAACGGGATTTCCGAGTTTGTTTCTAAGATGCTTGAAACGGATCGACATTTTTTATGGACCGAAGATAGAAATGGAAGGAACATATTTATGCTCGGTGTCTTGCATCGTCAAGAAAAAATCTTTAGCATTCTATACCGGCTAGATGGGAAGATCATGAACTCCTTGACATGTTTACAAGATCGcaataaaaataacatgttACATATGGCAGGGATGATGGAAGATGCCATCAGGCAGATTAATCAAATCCCAGGGGCAGCTTTACAGATGCAAAGAGAGTTACAATGGTTCaag GAGGTAGAGAGAATTGTCCTTCCCAGGCATAAGGAAACCAAAAATGGGGATGGTTTAACTCCCCGACAACTATTTACGAAGAACCACGAGGACATGAAggaaaagggagagaaatggatgaaaaataCAGCAAGGTCATGTACGGTGGTGGGTGCTCTCATTGTTACTATTATGTTTGCAGCTATCTTTACTCTTCCAGGTGATAACAACCAAAGCATGGGCTTGCCAAAGTCCTTGAACAAGTTTTGGCTCAACGTCCTCATAATATTCGATGCATTGtcccttttttcttcctcaacttcAGTCTTGATGTTTTTGGGAATTCTCACATCACGTTATTCAGAAGAGGATTTTCTTGAGTATTTGCCAAGACAGATGATAATAGGCCTTTTGACTCTCTTTTGCTCTATTGCGACCATGATGATAACCTTTTCAAGTGCTCTTTTAATCATCCTACAAGAGCAATTACGGATTGCAATTCCTCTCATTTGTTTGGCTAGTGTTCCAGTCACGTTCTTCGTATGGATTCAGTTCCCAATTCTTAAGGACATGATCATTTCAACCTACGGACCAAGCATCTTCACAGGCCGAAAATGA
- the LOC109004069 gene encoding uncharacterized protein LOC109004069 isoform X35, translated as MANAPEENIIISSGRGQDEDQLSNFAELYKAVRDGKLTDTVRILDQSQDFDQPGDKACNKIITDRDETALHVAVLNGHEHIVEELMNRMSDESLAMYDRDGYTALITAAVLGNRKMVECMLTKKSDLIRIKSNSNGKNLPVVMAIDFGQIEMARYLYDLTPEGDLIPQDNDQEITPDEDLIPQEDNDQEITPDEDLIPQDNDQEIHKDHNGATLLTCAIYAGTLDGMHIALGLIERCPRLALAIDKYDESGILALASMRQSLPSGNQRIYSSNVEHGQSNQEESNRSDLEHGQSNQEGINISDVEHGQSNHEEINRSDLEHGQSNQEGINISGIMRIPILAPAICKTRSNISEVEHGQSSQEEINISEHGQSNQEEINKSDVEHGQSNHEEINRSGITQLYEMKRIHDQYDKLLSKMCEEISESLQSNTQQLKDGLVYTAICQAAENGISEFVSKMLETDRHFLWTEDRNGRNIFMLGVLHRQEKIFSILYRLDGKIMNSLTCLQDRNKNNMLHMAGMMEDAIRQINQIPGAALQMQRELQWFKEVERIVLPRHKETKNGDGLTPRQLFTKNHEDMKEKGEKWMKNTARSCTVVGALIVTIMFAAIFTLPGDNNQSMGLPKSLNKFWLNVLIIFDALSLFSSSTSVLMFLGILTSRYSEEDFLEYLPRQMIIGLLTLFCSIATMMITFSSALLIILQEQLRIAIPLICLASVPVTFFVWIQFPILKDMIISTYGPSIFTGRK; from the exons atggcAAATGCGCCGGAGGAGAACATTATCATAAGTTCCGGACGCGGTCAGGATGAAGATCAGTTATCCAACTTTGCAGAATTGTACAAAGCTGTGCGAGACGGTAAATTGACTGATACAGTACGCATTCTTGATCAGTCTCAAGACTTTGATCAACCCGGTGATAAGGCATGTAATAAGATAATCACAGATAGAGACGAAACGGCTCTTCATGTTGCTGTTTTAAATGGACATGAGCATATAGTGGAGGAGTTGATGAATCGAATGTCGGATGAGAGCTTGGCCATGTATGATAGAGACGGTTACACAGCTCTAATCACGGCTGCCGTGCTTGGAAATAGGAAAATGGTGGAGTGCATGCTTACAAAAAAATCTGATTTGATCAGAATTAAAAGTAATTCCAACGGAAAAAATCTTCCAGTTGTTATGGCTATTGATTTCGGGCAAATAGAAATGGCGCGCTATTTGTATGATCTTACTCCAGAAGGAGATTTAATTCCACAGGATAATGATCAGGAGATTACTCCAGATGAAGATTTAATTCCACAGGAGGATAATGATCAGGAGATTACTCCAGATGAAGATTTAATTCCACAGGATAATGATCAGGAGATTCATAAGGACCACAATGGTGCTACGCTTCTTACCTGTGCTATCTATGCTGGGACTTTGG ACGGAATGCATATTGCTTTGGGATTAATCGAACGCTGCCCACGTTTGGCATTGGCTATTGACAAGTATGACGAGTCGGGAATCTTAGCATTGGCCTCTATGCGTCAGTCCTTGCCAAGTGGAAATCAGCGCATCTACTCCTCAA ATGTAGAACATGGCCAAAGCAATCAAGAAGAAAGTAACAGATCAG ATCTAGAACATGGCCAAAGCAATCAAGAAGGAATTAACATATCAG ATGTAGAACATGGCCAAAGCAATCATGAAGAAATTAACAGATCAG ATCTAGAACATGGCCAAAGCAATCAAGAAGGAATTAACATATCAG GTATAATGCGCATTCCAATTTTGGCTCCTGCGATTTGTAAAACTCGTTCGAATATTTCAGAGGTAGAACATGGCCAAAGCAGTCAAGAAGAAATTAACATTTCAG AACATGGCCAAAGCAATCAAGAAGAAATTAACAAATCAG ATGTAGAACATGGCCAAAGCAATCATGAAGAAATTAACAGATCAG GAATCACGCAGTTGTACGAGATGAAGAGGATCCATGACCAGTACGATAAACTTCTTTCTAAAATGTGTGAAGAGATATCAGAATCACTTCAATCAAACACTCAACAACTTAAGGATGGCCTAGTTTATACTGCCATTTGCCAGGCTGCCGAGAACGGGATTTCCGAGTTTGTTTCTAAGATGCTTGAAACGGATCGACATTTTTTATGGACCGAAGATAGAAATGGAAGGAACATATTTATGCTCGGTGTCTTGCATCGTCAAGAAAAAATCTTTAGCATTCTATACCGGCTAGATGGGAAGATCATGAACTCCTTGACATGTTTACAAGATCGcaataaaaataacatgttACATATGGCAGGGATGATGGAAGATGCCATCAGGCAGATTAATCAAATCCCAGGGGCAGCTTTACAGATGCAAAGAGAGTTACAATGGTTCaag GAGGTAGAGAGAATTGTCCTTCCCAGGCATAAGGAAACCAAAAATGGGGATGGTTTAACTCCCCGACAACTATTTACGAAGAACCACGAGGACATGAAggaaaagggagagaaatggatgaaaaataCAGCAAGGTCATGTACGGTGGTGGGTGCTCTCATTGTTACTATTATGTTTGCAGCTATCTTTACTCTTCCAGGTGATAACAACCAAAGCATGGGCTTGCCAAAGTCCTTGAACAAGTTTTGGCTCAACGTCCTCATAATATTCGATGCATTGtcccttttttcttcctcaacttcAGTCTTGATGTTTTTGGGAATTCTCACATCACGTTATTCAGAAGAGGATTTTCTTGAGTATTTGCCAAGACAGATGATAATAGGCCTTTTGACTCTCTTTTGCTCTATTGCGACCATGATGATAACCTTTTCAAGTGCTCTTTTAATCATCCTACAAGAGCAATTACGGATTGCAATTCCTCTCATTTGTTTGGCTAGTGTTCCAGTCACGTTCTTCGTATGGATTCAGTTCCCAATTCTTAAGGACATGATCATTTCAACCTACGGACCAAGCATCTTCACAGGCCGAAAATGA
- the LOC109004069 gene encoding uncharacterized protein LOC109004069 isoform X17 codes for MANAPEENIIISSGRGQDEDQLSNFAELYKAVRDGKLTDTVRILDQSQDFDQPGDKACNKIITDRDETALHVAVLNGHEHIVEELMNRMSDESLAMYDRDGYTALITAAVLGNRKMVECMLTKKSDLIRIKSNSNGKNLPVVMAIDFGQIEMARYLYDLTPEGDLIPQDNDQEITPDEDLIPQEDNDQEITPDEDLIPQDNDQEIHKDHNGATLLTCAIYAGTLDGMHIALGLIERCPRLALAIDKYDESGILALASMRQSLPSGNQRIYSSNVEHGQSNQEESNRSDLEHGQSNQEESNRSNVEHGQSNQEESNRSDLEHGQSNQEGINISEVEHGQSSQEEINISEHGQSNQEEINRSNLEHGQSNQEGINISGIMRIPILAPAICKTRSNISEVEHGQSSQEEINISEHGQSNQEEINKSDVEHGQSNHEEINRSGITQLYEMKRIHDQYDKLLSKMCEEISESLQSNTQQLKDGLVYTAICQAAENGISEFVSKMLETDRHFLWTEDRNGRNIFMLGVLHRQEKIFSILYRLDGKIMNSLTCLQDRNKNNMLHMAGMMEDAIRQINQIPGAALQMQRELQWFKEVERIVLPRHKETKNGDGLTPRQLFTKNHEDMKEKGEKWMKNTARSCTVVGALIVTIMFAAIFTLPGDNNQSMGLPKSLNKFWLNVLIIFDALSLFSSSTSVLMFLGILTSRYSEEDFLEYLPRQMIIGLLTLFCSIATMMITFSSALLIILQEQLRIAIPLICLASVPVTFFVWIQFPILKDMIISTYGPSIFTGRK; via the exons atggcAAATGCGCCGGAGGAGAACATTATCATAAGTTCCGGACGCGGTCAGGATGAAGATCAGTTATCCAACTTTGCAGAATTGTACAAAGCTGTGCGAGACGGTAAATTGACTGATACAGTACGCATTCTTGATCAGTCTCAAGACTTTGATCAACCCGGTGATAAGGCATGTAATAAGATAATCACAGATAGAGACGAAACGGCTCTTCATGTTGCTGTTTTAAATGGACATGAGCATATAGTGGAGGAGTTGATGAATCGAATGTCGGATGAGAGCTTGGCCATGTATGATAGAGACGGTTACACAGCTCTAATCACGGCTGCCGTGCTTGGAAATAGGAAAATGGTGGAGTGCATGCTTACAAAAAAATCTGATTTGATCAGAATTAAAAGTAATTCCAACGGAAAAAATCTTCCAGTTGTTATGGCTATTGATTTCGGGCAAATAGAAATGGCGCGCTATTTGTATGATCTTACTCCAGAAGGAGATTTAATTCCACAGGATAATGATCAGGAGATTACTCCAGATGAAGATTTAATTCCACAGGAGGATAATGATCAGGAGATTACTCCAGATGAAGATTTAATTCCACAGGATAATGATCAGGAGATTCATAAGGACCACAATGGTGCTACGCTTCTTACCTGTGCTATCTATGCTGGGACTTTGG ACGGAATGCATATTGCTTTGGGATTAATCGAACGCTGCCCACGTTTGGCATTGGCTATTGACAAGTATGACGAGTCGGGAATCTTAGCATTGGCCTCTATGCGTCAGTCCTTGCCAAGTGGAAATCAGCGCATCTACTCCTCAA ATGTAGAACATGGCCAAAGCAATCAAGAAGAAAGTAACAGATCAG ATTTAGAACATGGCCAAAGCAATCAAGAAGAAAGTAACAGATCAA ATGTAGAACATGGCCAAAGCAATCAAGAAGAAAGTAACAGATCAG ATCTAGAACATGGCCAAAGCAATCAAGAAGGAATTAACATATCAG AGGTAGAACATGGCCAAAGCAGTCAAGAAGAAATTAACATTTCAG AACATGGCCAAAGCAATCAAGAAGAAATTAACAGATCAA ATCTAGAACATGGCCAAAGCAATCAAGAAGGAATTAACATATCAG GTATAATGCGCATTCCAATTTTGGCTCCTGCGATTTGTAAAACTCGTTCGAATATTTCAGAGGTAGAACATGGCCAAAGCAGTCAAGAAGAAATTAACATTTCAG AACATGGCCAAAGCAATCAAGAAGAAATTAACAAATCAG ATGTAGAACATGGCCAAAGCAATCATGAAGAAATTAACAGATCAG GAATCACGCAGTTGTACGAGATGAAGAGGATCCATGACCAGTACGATAAACTTCTTTCTAAAATGTGTGAAGAGATATCAGAATCACTTCAATCAAACACTCAACAACTTAAGGATGGCCTAGTTTATACTGCCATTTGCCAGGCTGCCGAGAACGGGATTTCCGAGTTTGTTTCTAAGATGCTTGAAACGGATCGACATTTTTTATGGACCGAAGATAGAAATGGAAGGAACATATTTATGCTCGGTGTCTTGCATCGTCAAGAAAAAATCTTTAGCATTCTATACCGGCTAGATGGGAAGATCATGAACTCCTTGACATGTTTACAAGATCGcaataaaaataacatgttACATATGGCAGGGATGATGGAAGATGCCATCAGGCAGATTAATCAAATCCCAGGGGCAGCTTTACAGATGCAAAGAGAGTTACAATGGTTCaag GAGGTAGAGAGAATTGTCCTTCCCAGGCATAAGGAAACCAAAAATGGGGATGGTTTAACTCCCCGACAACTATTTACGAAGAACCACGAGGACATGAAggaaaagggagagaaatggatgaaaaataCAGCAAGGTCATGTACGGTGGTGGGTGCTCTCATTGTTACTATTATGTTTGCAGCTATCTTTACTCTTCCAGGTGATAACAACCAAAGCATGGGCTTGCCAAAGTCCTTGAACAAGTTTTGGCTCAACGTCCTCATAATATTCGATGCATTGtcccttttttcttcctcaacttcAGTCTTGATGTTTTTGGGAATTCTCACATCACGTTATTCAGAAGAGGATTTTCTTGAGTATTTGCCAAGACAGATGATAATAGGCCTTTTGACTCTCTTTTGCTCTATTGCGACCATGATGATAACCTTTTCAAGTGCTCTTTTAATCATCCTACAAGAGCAATTACGGATTGCAATTCCTCTCATTTGTTTGGCTAGTGTTCCAGTCACGTTCTTCGTATGGATTCAGTTCCCAATTCTTAAGGACATGATCATTTCAACCTACGGACCAAGCATCTTCACAGGCCGAAAATGA
- the LOC109004069 gene encoding uncharacterized protein LOC109004069 isoform X1 yields MANAPEENIIISSGRGQDEDQLSNFAELYKAVRDGKLTDTVRILDQSQDFDQPGDKACNKIITDRDETALHVAVLNGHEHIVEELMNRMSDESLAMYDRDGYTALITAAVLGNRKMVECMLTKKSDLIRIKSNSNGKNLPVVMAIDFGQIEMARYLYDLTPEGDLIPQDNDQEITPDEDLIPQEDNDQEITPDEDLIPQDNDQEIHKDHNGATLLTCAIYAGTLDGMHIALGLIERCPRLALAIDKYDESGILALASMRQSLPSGNQRIYSSNVEHGQSNQEESNRSDLEHGQSNQEESNRSNVEHGQSNQEESNRSDLEHGQSNQEGINISEVEHGQSSQEEINISEHGQSNQEEINRSDVEHGQSNQEEINRSNVEHGQSNHEEINRSDLEHGQSNQEGINISGIMRIPILAPAICKTRSNISEVEHGQSSQEEINISEHGQSNQEEINKSDVEHGQSNHEEINRSGITQLYEMKRIHDQYDKLLSKMCEEISESLQSNTQQLKDGLVYTAICQAAENGISEFVSKMLETDRHFLWTEDRNGRNIFMLGVLHRQEKIFSILYRLDGKIMNSLTCLQDRNKNNMLHMAGMMEDAIRQINQIPGAALQMQRELQWFKEVERIVLPRHKETKNGDGLTPRQLFTKNHEDMKEKGEKWMKNTARSCTVVGALIVTIMFAAIFTLPGDNNQSMGLPKSLNKFWLNVLIIFDALSLFSSSTSVLMFLGILTSRYSEEDFLEYLPRQMIIGLLTLFCSIATMMITFSSALLIILQEQLRIAIPLICLASVPVTFFVWIQFPILKDMIISTYGPSIFTGRK; encoded by the exons atggcAAATGCGCCGGAGGAGAACATTATCATAAGTTCCGGACGCGGTCAGGATGAAGATCAGTTATCCAACTTTGCAGAATTGTACAAAGCTGTGCGAGACGGTAAATTGACTGATACAGTACGCATTCTTGATCAGTCTCAAGACTTTGATCAACCCGGTGATAAGGCATGTAATAAGATAATCACAGATAGAGACGAAACGGCTCTTCATGTTGCTGTTTTAAATGGACATGAGCATATAGTGGAGGAGTTGATGAATCGAATGTCGGATGAGAGCTTGGCCATGTATGATAGAGACGGTTACACAGCTCTAATCACGGCTGCCGTGCTTGGAAATAGGAAAATGGTGGAGTGCATGCTTACAAAAAAATCTGATTTGATCAGAATTAAAAGTAATTCCAACGGAAAAAATCTTCCAGTTGTTATGGCTATTGATTTCGGGCAAATAGAAATGGCGCGCTATTTGTATGATCTTACTCCAGAAGGAGATTTAATTCCACAGGATAATGATCAGGAGATTACTCCAGATGAAGATTTAATTCCACAGGAGGATAATGATCAGGAGATTACTCCAGATGAAGATTTAATTCCACAGGATAATGATCAGGAGATTCATAAGGACCACAATGGTGCTACGCTTCTTACCTGTGCTATCTATGCTGGGACTTTGG ACGGAATGCATATTGCTTTGGGATTAATCGAACGCTGCCCACGTTTGGCATTGGCTATTGACAAGTATGACGAGTCGGGAATCTTAGCATTGGCCTCTATGCGTCAGTCCTTGCCAAGTGGAAATCAGCGCATCTACTCCTCAA ATGTAGAACATGGCCAAAGCAATCAAGAAGAAAGTAACAGATCAG ATTTAGAACATGGCCAAAGCAATCAAGAAGAAAGTAACAGATCAA ATGTAGAACATGGCCAAAGCAATCAAGAAGAAAGTAACAGATCAG ATCTAGAACATGGCCAAAGCAATCAAGAAGGAATTAACATATCAG AGGTAGAACATGGCCAAAGCAGTCAAGAAGAAATTAACATTTCAG AACATGGCCAAAGCAATCAAGAAGAAATTAACAGATCAG ATGTAGAACATGGCCAAAGCAATCAAGAAGAAATTAACAGATCAA ATGTAGAACATGGCCAAAGCAATCATGAAGAAATTAACAGATCAG ATCTAGAACATGGCCAAAGCAATCAAGAAGGAATTAACATATCAG GTATAATGCGCATTCCAATTTTGGCTCCTGCGATTTGTAAAACTCGTTCGAATATTTCAGAGGTAGAACATGGCCAAAGCAGTCAAGAAGAAATTAACATTTCAG AACATGGCCAAAGCAATCAAGAAGAAATTAACAAATCAG ATGTAGAACATGGCCAAAGCAATCATGAAGAAATTAACAGATCAG GAATCACGCAGTTGTACGAGATGAAGAGGATCCATGACCAGTACGATAAACTTCTTTCTAAAATGTGTGAAGAGATATCAGAATCACTTCAATCAAACACTCAACAACTTAAGGATGGCCTAGTTTATACTGCCATTTGCCAGGCTGCCGAGAACGGGATTTCCGAGTTTGTTTCTAAGATGCTTGAAACGGATCGACATTTTTTATGGACCGAAGATAGAAATGGAAGGAACATATTTATGCTCGGTGTCTTGCATCGTCAAGAAAAAATCTTTAGCATTCTATACCGGCTAGATGGGAAGATCATGAACTCCTTGACATGTTTACAAGATCGcaataaaaataacatgttACATATGGCAGGGATGATGGAAGATGCCATCAGGCAGATTAATCAAATCCCAGGGGCAGCTTTACAGATGCAAAGAGAGTTACAATGGTTCaag GAGGTAGAGAGAATTGTCCTTCCCAGGCATAAGGAAACCAAAAATGGGGATGGTTTAACTCCCCGACAACTATTTACGAAGAACCACGAGGACATGAAggaaaagggagagaaatggatgaaaaataCAGCAAGGTCATGTACGGTGGTGGGTGCTCTCATTGTTACTATTATGTTTGCAGCTATCTTTACTCTTCCAGGTGATAACAACCAAAGCATGGGCTTGCCAAAGTCCTTGAACAAGTTTTGGCTCAACGTCCTCATAATATTCGATGCATTGtcccttttttcttcctcaacttcAGTCTTGATGTTTTTGGGAATTCTCACATCACGTTATTCAGAAGAGGATTTTCTTGAGTATTTGCCAAGACAGATGATAATAGGCCTTTTGACTCTCTTTTGCTCTATTGCGACCATGATGATAACCTTTTCAAGTGCTCTTTTAATCATCCTACAAGAGCAATTACGGATTGCAATTCCTCTCATTTGTTTGGCTAGTGTTCCAGTCACGTTCTTCGTATGGATTCAGTTCCCAATTCTTAAGGACATGATCATTTCAACCTACGGACCAAGCATCTTCACAGGCCGAAAATGA